The genomic region CCTCCTACAAGTTCTCGGAGAAGCTGGGGCTGTTCGCACGCTACAACGACTGGGACAACCAGGCCGGCAGCGACACCGGTGCCGGCGCCAACACCGGCAAGACCCAGTGGAATGCCGGCCTCAACTGGTGGATCCATCCCGACGTGGTGCTGAAGGCCGACCTGGAGTTCCAGGACAACGACGACGGCCAGGACCGCAACGGCTTCAACCTGGGCGTGGGCTATCAGTTCTGACGCTGTATCCGGACCTTCGGGTCAGGCACAATACGGGGCCCGCTTGCGGGCCCCGTATCACCGTTCCAGCTCCATGCATGGACCCATCATCATGTTCAGACACCTGATGCACGCCCTGCTCCTGCTCCTGCCCCTGGCGTGTGGCCCCGCAGCGGCGCGTGGCGTGTACCAGACCCCCGAGGCCTTTCTCGACGAAGTCTTTGCCGGCCAGGTACCGGAAGCGCGGGTGCTGTGGCTCCGCGGCGAGATCAGGGCCGGCGTCAAGCGCATCCTCGGCCACCGCTATCCCAGCCTGCGCATCCGCTACTGGCAACGGGGTCCGCGTACTGCCTGGATCCTGGAAGAGATCGGCAAGGAACAGCCCATCACCACCGGTGTCGTGGTCGAAAATGGGCGCATCGAGCGTATCCGGGTACTGGTGTTCCGCGAGTCCCGTGGCTACGAGGTACGACACGAATTCTTTACCCGCCAGTTCGACCAGGCGGGCCTCGACGAGGAAGGCAGACTGGACCGGCACATCGACAACATCTCCGGCGCCACCCTGTCGGTGCGCGCCATGAAGAAGCTGGCGCGGCTGGCACTGTTCCTAGACCGGCAGATTCGCAAGCCCTGAACCCGGCAGGCAACGCATGAAGCTCAAGGCCTTTTATCTCTGGCATCGCTACACCGGCCTGGTTGCTGCGGCCCTGGTGCTGGTACTCGCAGTGACCGGCCTGCTGCTCAATCACACCGATCGCCTGCAACTCGACCGCCGTCACGTTCAGACTGCCTGGATCCTGGACTGGTACGGCATCCGCATGCCGGACGCGGTCATCAGC from Thiohalobacter sp. harbors:
- a CDS encoding FMN-binding protein; protein product: MFRHLMHALLLLLPLACGPAAARGVYQTPEAFLDEVFAGQVPEARVLWLRGEIRAGVKRILGHRYPSLRIRYWQRGPRTAWILEEIGKEQPITTGVVVENGRIERIRVLVFRESRGYEVRHEFFTRQFDQAGLDEEGRLDRHIDNISGATLSVRAMKKLARLALFLDRQIRKP